The genomic DNA ACGAAGCATGGACACGTTTTTCGACGATTTTCCAAACGACATCATCGGCAATTACAAGAGCAACGTCGCCAATCGGGCTCACGTATGTACCGAGCCGATCAATGACGTTTTTCCCTTGGACATACTTTGCCGGACTAATGAAAACACGTTCTGACATGTTCAACATCCTTTCTTTCTTCAACGACAGTATCAACAATGGCTTACATTCTATTGCTTTCCTTTTCGTCCGGTCCTCTAAACTCCTTGGGCCGTGAACATTAGGTGAATTGCAGGACCGGTCGTGCCAAACGTTGACGTACCAATCGTCCGTCTGTCGCCACCCGTTCATCCGGATTCTCTCCGAACCATTCGAGACTCGCCGTTTTCGTAGCCAGCATCGATTTGAGTTCTTCAAAAAATCTATCGTAATCAACGATTCCGTCAAATAACGGCACCATGCCGTCCCGCGAGCCGCTTGCCGCATAAACATTCGCCGGTTCAAAGACGTCGAATTGATCGGCTCGTGCAATCGTCTTCAAGTGAAGGTGTTCGATGACCGGTTCGAGCCGATGGTAGGCCGTGACCGGATCAGCACCGGATTCGACGACATGAAGGACATCGAAGTTCACGCGGCAGGCCGGATGATTGACCTCGTGCAATAACCGTTCAGTCGACTCGATCGTGTCCGCCGCCGTATTCGGATGGATTTCAAGCAACACCAACTGCTTCGCTTGATCCAAGACTTTACAAACGCCGCTCAATTGATAGACAAGTCGCGCCCGTTCCGCCTCCGTCAGTTGGTGACTCGCCTTGTGACCGGCAAAAATCCGGATCCGGCGGGTTCCGAGCCGCTGGGCGAGGCGAGATAAGGCTTTCGTTTGTTCGAGCAAGACGGACAACGGAGCGTCAAACGACAGGTAATGGCTGAGCATACTGACATGAATCCCGCTTCTTTGTAACAAGGCAAGACCTGCTTCCTGCAGATGCTTTGCATGGACACCCCAGACATCGATCGCCTCAAACTCGTTTGCTGCGGCAAACCTCACCAACTCATCGAATGACCGTAGATGATGCCGGTAGCTGATTGTACAAAGTGCGAGTTGCATCCGTTTCCCCTTCTTTCTGTTG from Exiguobacterium sibiricum 7-3 includes the following:
- a CDS encoding sugar phosphate isomerase/epimerase family protein produces the protein MQLALCTISYRHHLRSFDELVRFAAANEFEAIDVWGVHAKHLQEAGLALLQRSGIHVSMLSHYLSFDAPLSVLLEQTKALSRLAQRLGTRRIRIFAGHKASHQLTEAERARLVYQLSGVCKVLDQAKQLVLLEIHPNTAADTIESTERLLHEVNHPACRVNFDVLHVVESGADPVTAYHRLEPVIEHLHLKTIARADQFDVFEPANVYAASGSRDGMVPLFDGIVDYDRFFEELKSMLATKTASLEWFGENPDERVATDGRLVRQRLARPVLQFT